The nucleotide window GGCTGTTGTTGGGGGCCGTGGGGCTGTTGATGGTCATGGGGCTGGCCTTCATTTACAGCGCCACCCTCGGCAGCGAAGCCTTGCGCAGCCTGCCCTTTTATCAGCAGCACCACTTCAAGCAGGCCGTCTGGTGCGCCCTGGGCGCGGGTTTGGGCATCGCCGCTTGTGCGGTGCCCTATCCGCGGTTGCTGCGCTTCGCGCTGGTGGCCTATTGGGCCTGTATTCTGTTGCTGATTCTGGTGCTCATCCCCGGCATTGGCACCAGCCACGGTTGGGGCGCCATGCGCTGGATTGATCTGGGGCCGGTGCAAATCCAGCCCTCCGAATTCGCCAAGCTCGCATTGATCATGGCCCTGGCGCATTACCTGAGCCGCCCGGTGGAGGAATTGCGGCAAACGCGCACTTTCTGGACCGCGCTGGGGCTGATGGCCCTGCCGTTTGTATTGATCCTGCGTGAACCCGATCTCGGCTCGGCCCTCCTCCTGCTGCCCGTCACCCTGGCCATGTTGGTGGTGGCCGGCACGCCCACCGGGTATCTGGTGCGGCTGGGGCTGGCCGGATTCATGCTCGTGAGTTTGCTGTTGGTGGATGTCTTGCTGGCGCCGCCCAACTGGCGGTTGAAATTGGAGGATTACCAGCGGCGCCGCTTGCTCGTGTTTTTTGGTTTGGATTATACCCGTTTTGCTCCGCCGCAGGCCACGGCGGCGGAGTTGCAGCGCCTGCGTCTGCAACAACAGAATGACGA belongs to Verrucomicrobiia bacterium and includes:
- a CDS encoding rod shape-determining protein RodA, producing MKSPLSILNERQPVVDWLLLGAVGLLMVMGLAFIYSATLGSEALRSLPFYQQHHFKQAVWCALGAGLGIAACAVPYPRLLRFALVAYWACILLLILVLIPGIGTSHGWGAMRWIDLGPVQIQPSEFAKLALIMALAHYLSRPVEELRQTRTFWTALGLMALPFVLILREPDLGSALLLLPVTLAMLVVAGTPTGYLVRLGLAGFMLVSLLLVDVLLAPPNWRLKLEDYQRRRLLVFFGLDYTRFAPPQATAAELQRLRLQQQNDEYCSRQALISVGSGGLAGKGWRQGAQIALGYLPRGVAHNDFIFSVIAEEKGFLGSALVVGLYGVVLGCGLRTAALARDRLGKLLAVGIVVLLFSQVFINIGMNIRILPVTGVPLPLLSYGGSSVLCTLLGLGLLHNVYLYRRD